The following are encoded in a window of Risungbinella massiliensis genomic DNA:
- the tilS gene encoding tRNA lysidine(34) synthetase TilS has translation MFLTKLEKTVCAAPFHFGVGEKMLVAVSGGPDSMALLHGLNQLAPKYQWDITVVHINHQLRDMESEAEQDYVCRYCERNNIPVVVERVEVKLAKQEMHAGTQEVARHLRYEAFQKVAIHMGIDRILLAHHADDQMETILWNMIRGTGITGLKGMQQVRLEGRISYLRPLLYFDRNEIEQYCEMEKIEPRTDSSNRSRDYTRNRIRLDLIPYLKEFNPRIKEGMLELSEIVLEEDRFLRQLEKDAFGKVVQTTPDGEYEVEIPRFLELPIALQRRVVKLILSCLSQQLPSLTVTFQVIERIRNLAQGNHPSGKLDLGAGAVVQRFYHKLVYKHELVEDLTIQAKRVPIPGTFWTPLGVLHTYTSEQLHKLPEQNIAVFDQELLARSELIVRSRRDGDRISSKGMNGRKKVKDVLMEAKIPRVYRDSYPIITLSNDEILWLPGLRRSVVAPVTNQTKQFLYLVWEPNHLWNRLQTLT, from the coding sequence TTGTTTCTCACCAAACTAGAAAAAACCGTATGTGCGGCTCCTTTTCATTTTGGGGTTGGGGAGAAAATGTTGGTTGCTGTTTCAGGTGGGCCAGATTCGATGGCACTATTACATGGATTAAATCAATTAGCACCAAAGTATCAGTGGGATATAACAGTGGTTCATATAAATCATCAGTTGCGTGATATGGAAAGCGAAGCAGAACAGGACTATGTGTGCCGATATTGTGAACGAAACAATATTCCTGTTGTCGTAGAGAGAGTGGAAGTAAAGCTCGCAAAACAAGAAATGCATGCAGGGACTCAGGAAGTAGCCAGACATTTACGTTATGAAGCTTTTCAAAAGGTAGCAATACATATGGGGATTGATCGAATTCTACTTGCCCACCATGCGGATGATCAGATGGAGACGATTTTATGGAATATGATTCGGGGAACAGGAATAACAGGACTAAAGGGAATGCAACAGGTGCGCCTTGAGGGGAGAATATCTTACCTACGTCCTTTGCTTTATTTTGATCGTAATGAGATTGAACAATATTGTGAAATGGAAAAAATAGAGCCTCGTACCGATTCTAGCAATCGAAGTCGCGATTATACGAGAAATCGTATTCGTCTAGATCTAATCCCTTATTTAAAAGAGTTTAATCCTAGGATAAAAGAGGGAATGCTAGAACTTAGTGAAATTGTTTTAGAGGAAGACCGTTTTTTGCGTCAGTTAGAGAAAGATGCGTTTGGCAAAGTGGTCCAAACTACACCTGATGGAGAGTATGAAGTCGAGATTCCAAGATTTCTAGAACTCCCCATTGCTTTACAACGTAGAGTAGTTAAACTAATATTAAGTTGTCTTTCTCAGCAACTACCAAGTTTGACTGTCACATTTCAAGTGATCGAACGCATTAGGAACCTGGCGCAGGGGAACCATCCATCTGGTAAGCTAGATCTTGGTGCGGGTGCTGTCGTACAGCGTTTCTACCACAAGTTAGTATACAAGCACGAACTTGTAGAAGATCTAACAATTCAGGCGAAGCGAGTCCCGATTCCGGGAACCTTTTGGACACCATTGGGTGTTTTACATACCTACACTAGTGAACAACTACACAAATTACCAGAGCAAAATATTGCTGTGTTTGATCAAGAGTTGTTGGCTAGATCTGAGTTGATTGTTCGCTCTAGGCGGGATGGAGATCGAATTTCTTCTAAAGGAATGAACGGGAGAAAGAAAGTAAAAGATGTGCTAATGGAAGCTAAGATTCCAAGAGTATATCGAGATTCATATCCTATCATTACATTATCCAACGATGAAATCCTTTGGTTGCCTGGGTTACGAAGATCAGTGGTAGCGCCTGTCACGAATCAGACCAAGCAATTTCTCTATTTGGTCTGGGAACCAAATCACTTGTGGAATAGACTTCAGACACTTACATAA
- the spoIIE gene encoding stage II sporulation protein E, translated as MQVEVLGSWKARVQSSVKKWVAWDQSRQKRVFHRLVHFWNVPLLAMGFLLGRATILESVSPFSVAYLAVLFLFSRKAWPGVMAMTILGAATLDTVHAAKVTGFLLLLFISYRIAAAMGKGNLGQIPFLVLFTNIVGHLAMILWQPHTHYQMLLAGIDTLLSFILTYIFVQSVPIFTKKKRRIHLRHEEIVCLVILIGSVLTGTLGFTVGDLSILHILSRYLILVLAFVGGGMIGSAMGVVTGIIMNLSHSKAILEISLLAFAGLLAGLFQEGKRIGVAIGFLLGSSVLALYDPTGSDFWLSLQESVLAIVLFFLTPSVLFQSVGRFIPGTVDNQTAHQEYVRRLRDVTAQRVEKFQDLFQELATSFRDDTTKRRQEEEDQVHQFVNEVMEKSCMGCRRFGQCWEQNVMRTYSGVTNLMALIETEGASRPISIPESWTDHCIRPEKVMENLQGQYLYHEQSNYWREKMLDSRQLVYDQLKGMADVMDKLSHEIRHETSVMSAQEEQIEEALSQLGVSIRRVDILSLEEGKVEIEILMPHGDQLEESKKLIAPLLSEVVGEPISVFRKVLQEGSGHALVTLGSAQKYLIKTGVASAAKGGGIVSGDSYCHMSLGTGKYALALSDGMGNGQRAQEESNAALKLLRRLLLAGMQEERAVETVNSILSMRTVDEVFATIDLAMVDCNSANGRFLKIGSSPGFIKRGKKVIRLAASNPPIGILKDIQVDPLQMQLQPGDLLLLMTDGIYDAAPAAMNKDTFITQMIQEIESKDPQDFADCLLEKVIRFQKGKILDDMTILVSKVERFSSEWSTIRLPGVERLERTAEA; from the coding sequence ATGCAAGTAGAAGTATTGGGTAGCTGGAAAGCACGAGTACAGAGTTCGGTCAAAAAATGGGTTGCTTGGGATCAAAGTAGACAAAAGAGAGTTTTTCACCGCTTGGTCCATTTTTGGAACGTGCCTCTACTTGCGATGGGATTTTTGTTGGGTAGAGCAACAATCCTAGAGAGTGTGTCCCCTTTCTCCGTCGCCTATTTAGCAGTCCTGTTCTTGTTTTCGAGGAAAGCATGGCCTGGGGTAATGGCTATGACGATTTTAGGTGCCGCCACACTTGATACAGTCCACGCAGCCAAGGTAACAGGTTTTTTGCTCTTATTATTTATATCTTATCGTATCGCTGCAGCTATGGGAAAGGGGAATCTGGGGCAAATTCCATTTCTTGTACTTTTCACCAACATCGTGGGCCACCTAGCTATGATCCTTTGGCAACCACATACTCATTACCAGATGTTACTTGCGGGAATCGATACATTGTTGAGCTTTATTTTAACGTATATCTTTGTGCAATCTGTTCCGATTTTTACCAAAAAGAAGAGGCGTATTCATCTTCGGCATGAAGAAATCGTATGTCTCGTCATCTTGATCGGATCTGTTCTTACCGGAACCTTAGGTTTTACAGTTGGAGATCTTTCTATTTTGCATATTCTCTCGCGTTATCTTATCTTGGTGCTTGCCTTTGTAGGTGGTGGGATGATTGGCTCCGCGATGGGGGTTGTTACTGGTATTATTATGAATTTATCTCATAGCAAAGCGATATTAGAGATTAGCCTGCTTGCGTTTGCTGGATTGTTGGCTGGTCTATTCCAAGAAGGAAAACGGATAGGGGTAGCGATTGGATTTTTGTTAGGATCTTCGGTCCTTGCCCTGTACGATCCAACAGGTTCGGATTTTTGGCTTTCCCTGCAAGAGTCAGTCCTTGCGATCGTCTTGTTTTTTCTTACACCAAGTGTTCTTTTTCAGAGTGTGGGACGTTTTATCCCTGGTACAGTGGACAACCAGACAGCGCATCAAGAGTATGTGAGAAGATTGCGCGATGTAACTGCACAGCGAGTAGAAAAGTTTCAAGATTTATTCCAAGAGTTAGCCACTAGTTTCCGTGATGATACAACAAAACGAAGACAGGAAGAAGAAGATCAAGTACATCAATTTGTGAATGAAGTGATGGAAAAGTCATGTATGGGATGTAGGCGATTTGGCCAGTGTTGGGAACAAAATGTGATGCGCACCTATTCGGGAGTTACCAATTTGATGGCATTAATCGAAACAGAAGGAGCAAGTCGTCCGATTTCCATACCAGAGTCATGGACAGATCACTGTATTCGTCCAGAAAAAGTAATGGAAAATTTGCAAGGTCAATATTTGTACCATGAACAAAGTAATTATTGGCGAGAGAAAATGCTAGATTCTCGGCAACTTGTTTATGATCAGCTCAAAGGAATGGCGGATGTAATGGATAAGTTATCTCACGAGATTCGCCATGAGACATCAGTAATGTCTGCACAAGAAGAGCAAATAGAAGAAGCTTTATCTCAGCTGGGGGTTTCCATTCGAAGAGTAGATATTTTATCGTTAGAGGAAGGGAAAGTAGAGATAGAGATACTCATGCCACATGGTGATCAACTAGAGGAGAGTAAAAAATTGATCGCGCCATTGTTATCTGAAGTAGTGGGAGAGCCTATTTCGGTGTTTCGGAAAGTATTGCAAGAAGGCAGTGGTCATGCCCTAGTAACATTAGGTTCGGCTCAAAAGTATCTCATTAAAACGGGTGTTGCTAGTGCAGCGAAAGGTGGAGGCATTGTCTCAGGAGATAGTTACTGTCACATGAGCTTAGGTACGGGGAAGTATGCACTAGCGCTTAGTGATGGAATGGGCAATGGACAGCGAGCACAGGAAGAGAGCAATGCAGCGTTAAAGTTGTTAAGGAGATTGTTACTTGCAGGAATGCAAGAAGAACGGGCGGTTGAAACGGTTAACTCCATACTCAGTATGCGAACGGTGGATGAAGTGTTTGCGACCATTGATTTAGCTATGGTGGATTGTAACTCAGCAAATGGGAGATTTCTAAAGATTGGATCATCGCCTGGATTTATCAAAAGAGGGAAAAAGGTGATACGATTAGCTGCATCTAATCCACCGATTGGAATCCTAAAGGATATTCAAGTTGATCCGTTACAGATGCAATTGCAACCAGGAGATTTGTTGCTCTTGATGACAGATGGAATCTATGATGCTGCACCAGCTGCGATGAACAAAGATACTTTTATCACTCAGATGATTCAAGAGATCGAGAGCAAAGACCCCCAAGATTTTGCCGATTGTTTATTGGAGAAAGTAATTCGCTTCCAAAAAGGAAAGATCTTAGATGATATGACCATTCTGGTTTCCAAAGTAGAGCGGTTTAGCTCGGAGTGGTCTACTATTCGGCTACCAGGAGTGGAGAGGTTGGAACGTACAGCGGAAGCCTAA
- the yabQ gene encoding spore cortex biosynthesis protein YabQ, whose protein sequence is MNLATQWLTMGTMFGSGICLGIILDFYQVLKARFRLRGWIVSLIDLLYWFVSGGLVFSLLMWSNWGELRFYIFLAIALGIFLYYKWFHQSVFRFLRVLVQFIEQMVYQLYRLWVFLIVSPVLWLWSLVRRLVFLIYRMILSIGKGFLWPFEWMTRPLRRWLQPSVMKFVRKCKDYRDRLRNAWRNLIKKGDSE, encoded by the coding sequence ATGAATCTTGCCACTCAATGGTTGACAATGGGAACGATGTTTGGCTCTGGGATTTGCCTAGGAATTATCCTCGACTTTTATCAAGTACTAAAGGCTCGTTTTCGTCTGCGTGGTTGGATTGTTTCCCTGATCGACTTACTTTATTGGTTTGTCTCTGGTGGTCTCGTCTTCAGCTTGTTGATGTGGAGCAATTGGGGGGAGCTGCGATTTTATATATTCCTAGCTATTGCGCTTGGAATATTCCTTTATTACAAGTGGTTCCATCAATCGGTTTTTCGCTTTTTGCGTGTATTGGTGCAGTTTATCGAACAAATGGTTTACCAACTATATCGGCTCTGGGTTTTTTTGATCGTAAGCCCTGTGTTATGGCTTTGGAGTTTAGTTCGACGTCTTGTGTTTTTGATTTACCGAATGATCTTGTCGATTGGCAAGGGATTCCTTTGGCCGTTTGAATGGATGACAAGACCACTTCGAAGATGGTTGCAGCCTAGCGTTATGAAGTTTGTTCGAAAATGCAAAGATTATCGAGACCGATTGCGGAATGCATGGAGAAATCTTATAAAAAAAGGTGATTCCGAGTGA
- a CDS encoding RNA-binding S4 domain-containing protein produces MRLDKFLKVSRLIKRRTLAKEVCDQGRISIKDKPLKASSTLSVGDELVIRFGQKKVTVRVDRLTEHAKKEDAAEMYTIVHEEKLSPSSEV; encoded by the coding sequence TTGCGGTTAGACAAATTTTTAAAAGTCTCTAGATTGATTAAGAGAAGAACCTTAGCTAAAGAGGTTTGCGATCAAGGGCGAATATCCATCAAAGATAAACCGCTTAAAGCGAGCAGTACACTATCGGTCGGAGATGAGTTGGTGATCCGATTCGGGCAAAAAAAAGTGACGGTTCGAGTGGATCGTCTTACGGAGCATGCCAAAAAAGAAGACGCTGCAGAAATGTACACCATTGTACATGAAGAAAAACTCTCTCCTTCTAGTGAGGTGTAG
- a CDS encoding peptidylprolyl isomerase encodes MSTSTKRIVAIATIAVLIFTTIFATYTFMSSPTDQTATETQPPITPLDTKSTKVYATYEGGAITEGEVNLYANINFFFQPMLALQLQQSPDLKQEIAKQLATKKFMASKIQAPANFKDETNKQFESLKQAIEQPQQEGQDPVKMEDQFKQYGFTPDDLRKVIEQDFLVDLALSDRIKNLEYDYVNVNHVLVGTEIAQAPDANGNQVDPIKRSDADALKRALEAKQKLDQSKGDFKTIAKEYSDDAGSKEIEGKIEGPADQFVQAFKDASLTLPIGKISDPIKSDYGYHVMRVNERKKMKVGDSSEETKEMYKQQVFAEIAEKEVKYQAKDAPAPTPQP; translated from the coding sequence ATGTCAACATCGACTAAACGCATCGTAGCAATTGCTACCATCGCGGTATTAATTTTCACAACAATTTTCGCCACGTATACTTTTATGTCTAGTCCAACAGATCAAACCGCAACAGAGACTCAACCTCCTATTACTCCGCTAGATACAAAAAGCACGAAGGTATATGCTACTTATGAAGGTGGAGCTATCACAGAGGGAGAAGTGAACTTGTATGCGAATATCAATTTCTTCTTCCAACCGATGTTAGCATTACAGTTACAACAATCTCCTGACCTAAAACAAGAGATTGCGAAACAATTAGCGACAAAGAAATTTATGGCAAGTAAGATTCAAGCACCTGCTAATTTCAAAGATGAGACGAATAAACAATTTGAATCGCTTAAACAAGCAATTGAACAGCCACAGCAAGAAGGACAGGATCCAGTTAAAATGGAAGATCAGTTTAAACAATATGGTTTTACTCCTGACGATCTCCGAAAAGTGATTGAGCAAGACTTCCTAGTCGATCTCGCATTGTCTGATCGGATCAAAAACCTAGAGTATGATTATGTTAACGTGAATCATGTGCTGGTTGGTACAGAGATTGCACAGGCACCTGATGCAAACGGAAATCAAGTCGATCCAATTAAACGATCGGATGCTGATGCCTTAAAACGTGCACTGGAAGCGAAACAAAAGCTCGATCAGTCCAAAGGTGACTTCAAGACCATTGCCAAAGAATATTCCGATGATGCAGGCTCAAAAGAGATCGAAGGGAAAATCGAAGGTCCTGCTGATCAATTTGTACAAGCATTTAAAGATGCTTCTCTCACTCTCCCGATAGGTAAAATTAGTGATCCGATCAAATCAGACTATGGATACCATGTAATGAGGGTAAACGAGCGTAAGAAGATGAAAGTCGGAGATTCTAGCGAAGAAACGAAAGAAATGTATAAACAACAAGTGTTTGCAGAAATTGCGGAGAAAGAAGTGAAATATCAAGCCAAAGATGCTCCTGCTCCAACCCCACAACCTTAA
- the yabN gene encoding bifunctional methyltransferase/pyrophosphohydrolase YabN: MNKIDVIGLGFGDLSSITLGAYRKITSAKKIFLRTADHPIVEEFLAEGVLFQSFDEVYEAKDQFSEVYETIAERLIQEALSGELIVYAVPGHPMVAEKTVQLLLEHGPKRGIEIRIEGSPSFLDVAFSKLGIDPIDGFALLDGADLSVDQLHPNQHLLIGQVYDRFIASDIKLSLMEVYPDDYEIYLLDALGVEGKEQIVRIPLWELDRQTIFSNLTALYIPPTQAERILYRRFDFLADIIATLRSPGGCPWDQKQTHHSLRPYLIEETYEFLEALDEEDPDAMAEELGDILLQILLHSQIASEQGHFSIQDVVEHLTSKMIRRHPHVFGEKEASNAEQVVQNWEEIKKEEKVSAGKPVSSSILDRIPKTMPSLLQAYEQNKRAARVGFDWERLEEIVEKLQEELQEFLQAPTDLDREKEMGDLFFTLISISRFAKIHPELALQKAISKFDQRFRYVEEQANQRSIKLNEATVEEMNQWWDEAKSKEM; encoded by the coding sequence ATGAACAAGATCGATGTGATCGGTCTAGGATTTGGTGATTTGTCTAGTATTACGTTGGGGGCATATCGAAAGATCACTTCTGCCAAAAAAATCTTTTTGCGTACAGCAGATCACCCGATTGTGGAAGAGTTTTTAGCAGAGGGGGTCCTATTTCAGTCATTTGATGAGGTATATGAAGCCAAAGATCAATTTTCCGAAGTATACGAGACAATTGCAGAAAGACTGATCCAAGAGGCACTAAGTGGGGAATTAATTGTATATGCTGTTCCCGGTCATCCAATGGTAGCAGAAAAGACTGTTCAACTATTATTAGAACATGGACCAAAGCGGGGAATCGAAATTCGAATAGAGGGAAGCCCCAGTTTTTTGGATGTAGCTTTCTCTAAGTTGGGTATTGATCCAATTGATGGATTTGCTTTATTGGATGGTGCAGATTTATCTGTAGATCAGCTCCACCCTAACCAGCATCTCTTAATTGGACAAGTATATGATCGTTTTATCGCTTCTGATATCAAGTTATCCCTCATGGAAGTTTATCCAGATGATTATGAGATTTATCTTCTAGATGCTTTAGGGGTAGAAGGAAAAGAACAGATTGTTCGGATTCCGCTGTGGGAGTTAGACCGCCAGACGATTTTCTCCAATTTAACGGCACTTTACATTCCGCCGACACAAGCGGAGCGAATTTTGTATCGCCGTTTTGACTTCTTAGCAGATATTATTGCTACCTTACGAAGTCCTGGTGGTTGTCCTTGGGATCAAAAACAGACACATCATAGCTTGCGTCCTTATCTAATAGAAGAAACATATGAGTTCCTAGAAGCGTTGGATGAGGAAGATCCCGATGCGATGGCAGAAGAATTGGGAGATATTTTGTTGCAAATTCTTCTCCATTCCCAGATTGCATCCGAGCAAGGACATTTCTCGATTCAAGATGTAGTGGAACATCTCACCTCTAAGATGATAAGAAGACATCCACATGTATTTGGAGAAAAAGAAGCTTCTAATGCGGAACAGGTGGTACAAAATTGGGAAGAGATTAAGAAGGAAGAGAAAGTGTCTGCTGGAAAACCAGTATCTTCCTCTATCTTAGATCGAATCCCTAAAACAATGCCGTCGCTACTCCAAGCATATGAACAAAATAAAAGAGCAGCCAGAGTTGGTTTTGATTGGGAACGGTTAGAAGAAATAGTAGAAAAGCTTCAGGAAGAGTTACAGGAGTTTCTACAGGCTCCGACGGACTTAGATCGAGAAAAAGAAATGGGCGATCTATTTTTTACTTTGATCTCGATTAGTCGTTTTGCTAAGATTCATCCAGAACTTGCACTACAAAAGGCAATTTCTAAATTTGATCAACGCTTTCGGTATGTTGAAGAACAAGCAAATCAAAGAAGCATCAAATTAAATGAAGCGACTGTTGAAGAGATGAATCAATGGTGGGATGAGGCAAAATCAAAAGAAATGTGA
- a CDS encoding DUF402 domain-containing protein codes for MDVSIKKIKFTTINKTYVEKVRDWRGRYCFATQYPNPDGKRIFLTYYFVRKGYTISKVFQKNGEFLYYYCDMMEMHQTGRMRYVMVDLLLDLIIYPDGRYHLIDIDEFADSIERGRIKRRQQVHALRTLDRMIGLQTEKRLIPSFIAEAKMYPLSGNPVRRNSTST; via the coding sequence GTGGATGTATCGATTAAAAAAATCAAATTTACTACGATCAACAAGACCTATGTAGAAAAAGTGAGAGATTGGCGCGGACGTTATTGCTTCGCGACACAATATCCCAATCCTGATGGCAAACGCATTTTCCTCACCTACTACTTTGTTCGAAAAGGTTATACGATCTCCAAGGTGTTTCAGAAAAATGGGGAATTCCTATACTACTACTGCGATATGATGGAAATGCACCAGACAGGGAGAATGCGTTATGTGATGGTTGATCTCTTACTAGATCTTATCATTTATCCAGATGGACGCTATCATCTGATTGATATAGACGAATTTGCAGACTCGATTGAACGGGGCAGAATTAAACGAAGACAGCAAGTTCATGCTTTAAGAACTTTAGATCGTATGATTGGATTACAGACCGAAAAACGACTGATCCCTAGTTTTATAGCCGAGGCAAAAATGTATCCGCTTAGTGGAAATCCTGTACGAAGAAATTCTACAAGCACGTAA
- a CDS encoding putative polysaccharide biosynthesis protein, with amino-acid sequence MKAQTFLKGAAILSFAALISKILGAVYRIPYQNITGNEGMYVYQQVYPLYSVLLIIATAGVPIAISGMVSERLADQDRAGAFLVFRTSVVTLSGIGIFFFVFLFLGAGQIAEWMGDRVLLTIPIQAVSFALLIVPFTAALRGYFQGFQNMLPTALSQILEQLIRVVTILGLAWFFMSTGAGVAYAGAGAMLGAFTGGIGALILLFFLARKHRLWSNTLLPKVQQNQLSSQSKRTVIKKLLLVSFPICLGSLVIPLYSLVDSFTVGNLLEMSGTPHSVAIELKGIYDRGQPLIQFAGFFATSVALSIVPAMVEAISRKDEAIAMDHAAVALRWTLLLGLPASVGLVVVVYPTNVMLFEDGAGSISLAILAITTVFSTLGVTSSGILQGYGRVYLPAIHMLLGVLLKIVANFLLIPLWDIRGAAVATVVAYGVATLLNLRILSKQYQIQVLPGKWSRLLGSLLVMGILTGLMELVLLQVVDLLPNDRLAMTITSIVSVLTGVVVYIWSALRFGLLTREDLGKVPKLERKLAPYLQKWGN; translated from the coding sequence GTGAAGGCACAGACCTTTTTAAAAGGGGCGGCTATTCTTAGTTTTGCTGCTCTCATCAGCAAGATCCTCGGGGCAGTCTATCGGATTCCCTATCAGAATATTACCGGCAATGAAGGAATGTATGTTTATCAACAAGTATATCCCTTATATAGTGTCTTGCTGATCATTGCGACAGCAGGAGTTCCAATTGCCATCTCCGGTATGGTATCGGAACGACTTGCAGACCAAGATCGTGCTGGTGCATTTCTAGTTTTTCGCACCTCTGTGGTTACTTTATCTGGGATTGGGATCTTCTTTTTTGTATTCCTTTTTTTAGGAGCAGGTCAGATAGCGGAATGGATGGGGGATCGTGTACTCCTAACTATTCCGATTCAAGCAGTCTCATTTGCACTACTCATTGTGCCTTTTACAGCTGCTTTACGCGGTTATTTCCAAGGGTTTCAAAATATGCTTCCTACAGCACTTTCTCAAATCTTGGAACAATTAATTCGTGTAGTGACGATCTTAGGGCTTGCTTGGTTCTTTATGAGTACAGGAGCTGGTGTAGCATATGCAGGTGCAGGAGCTATGCTAGGTGCTTTTACAGGTGGAATTGGAGCGTTGATCCTCCTTTTCTTTTTGGCACGTAAGCATCGATTATGGTCCAACACTCTGTTACCCAAAGTTCAACAGAACCAGTTATCATCGCAGTCAAAGAGAACTGTAATCAAAAAATTGTTATTAGTTTCCTTTCCGATTTGTTTAGGATCGCTAGTGATTCCGCTTTATAGTTTGGTGGATTCCTTTACAGTTGGCAATCTCTTGGAAATGTCCGGAACTCCCCATTCAGTAGCGATCGAGTTAAAAGGAATCTATGATCGTGGACAACCTCTTATCCAGTTTGCTGGATTTTTCGCTACCTCTGTTGCACTTTCGATTGTTCCGGCTATGGTAGAGGCGATCTCTCGAAAAGATGAGGCAATCGCAATGGATCATGCAGCTGTGGCACTCCGTTGGACACTGTTGTTGGGTTTACCAGCATCAGTAGGTCTGGTAGTAGTCGTCTATCCAACGAATGTGATGTTATTTGAGGATGGTGCAGGGTCGATTTCACTAGCCATTTTGGCGATTACCACTGTTTTTTCTACATTGGGAGTGACGAGCTCTGGTATTTTGCAGGGGTATGGAAGAGTTTATTTGCCAGCTATTCATATGCTATTGGGTGTGCTCTTGAAAATAGTTGCCAATTTTCTTCTGATTCCGCTGTGGGATATACGAGGAGCAGCTGTTGCAACAGTGGTCGCTTATGGAGTAGCAACGCTTCTTAATTTACGTATCTTGAGCAAACAGTATCAGATACAAGTATTGCCTGGGAAATGGAGCCGATTGTTGGGGAGTTTGTTGGTGATGGGAATCTTGACTGGATTAATGGAATTAGTACTGCTCCAAGTAGTTGATTTGTTACCTAATGATCGCTTGGCGATGACGATTACTTCTATTGTATCGGTTTTAACTGGTGTAGTGGTCTACATATGGTCTGCCTTACGATTTGGGCTTTTAACGAGAGAGGATCTAGGAAAAGTTCCAAAGTTAGAGCGGAAATTAGCACCTTACTTACAGAAGTGGGGGAATTGA
- the yabP gene encoding sporulation protein YabP — MRGRTELSHRVQLQNRNVLEMTGILSVECFDSNEFIVETPQGFLHIRGRDLHIKSLDLNDQQLSIQGEVNDLSYLQSVEVGKTKRKQSMLGRIFK; from the coding sequence ATGAGAGGACGGACAGAACTATCTCATCGTGTCCAGTTGCAGAATCGGAATGTACTAGAAATGACTGGTATATTGAGCGTAGAGTGTTTTGATAGCAATGAATTTATCGTAGAAACTCCCCAGGGATTCCTTCATATCCGCGGGCGGGACTTACATATTAAGAGCTTAGATCTAAACGATCAACAACTCTCTATTCAAGGAGAAGTAAATGATCTCAGTTACTTGCAGAGTGTGGAAGTAGGCAAAACCAAGCGAAAACAGAGTATGTTAGGGCGGATTTTCAAATGA
- the spoVT gene encoding stage V sporulation protein T, which produces MKATGIVRRIDDLGRVVIPKEIRRTLRIREGDPLEIFVDRDGEVILKKYSPIGELSDFAQEYAESLYENIHMTTLITDRDSIIAVAGASKKDYLEKPISDLIETCMEQRRTHSETNLTSTEIVRGMTEEYQSHVIVPIIAGGDPIGSVVLLSKKDGAKMGELESKLAGTAAAFLGKQMEN; this is translated from the coding sequence ATGAAAGCTACCGGCATCGTCCGTCGTATTGATGATTTGGGGCGTGTCGTCATCCCAAAAGAAATACGTAGAACACTTCGTATCCGTGAAGGGGATCCACTTGAAATATTTGTGGATCGAGATGGGGAAGTGATTCTGAAAAAGTATTCACCCATTGGGGAGCTAAGTGACTTTGCACAAGAGTATGCAGAATCACTCTATGAAAATATTCATATGACGACATTAATAACGGACCGAGACAGTATTATTGCAGTTGCAGGAGCATCAAAAAAGGATTATCTCGAAAAACCGATAAGTGATTTGATTGAGACTTGTATGGAACAACGAAGAACTCATAGCGAAACAAATCTTACTAGTACAGAGATTGTCAGAGGAATGACGGAAGAATATCAATCACATGTTATCGTGCCAATTATTGCGGGTGGAGACCCAATCGGATCTGTTGTACTACTTTCCAAAAAAGATGGGGCAAAGATGGGCGAATTGGAGAGCAAATTAGCTGGTACGGCAGCTGCTTTTTTAGGAAAACAGATGGAGAATTAG
- a CDS encoding septum formation initiator family protein, with product MIPHHPRDNVLVFQNQKKSTVSQVEEEHLSDSPRPVKPKIQPKVRRFRLAWLIFMCCFIVWASIQLVVQQFRIWEKEDQLVVKKETLQQVQQEKTSLEKGISLLQEHQYLMELAHKYGYGKKGEKNYQPKETTE from the coding sequence GTGATACCACATCATCCGAGAGATAATGTTTTGGTGTTTCAGAATCAAAAGAAATCAACTGTCAGTCAGGTAGAAGAAGAACATTTATCGGATTCTCCACGTCCGGTTAAACCAAAGATTCAACCGAAAGTTCGACGCTTTCGTCTAGCATGGTTGATCTTTATGTGTTGTTTTATTGTCTGGGCCTCTATACAGCTAGTAGTTCAGCAGTTCCGTATATGGGAGAAAGAGGATCAGCTAGTGGTGAAGAAGGAGACGTTGCAGCAAGTACAACAAGAAAAAACATCTCTCGAGAAAGGGATTTCTCTACTACAAGAACACCAATATTTAATGGAGCTGGCACACAAATATGGTTACGGAAAAAAGGGAGAAAAGAATTACCAGCCAAAGGAAACAACAGAATAA